The genomic segment TTCTACCATTTGCATCATATACCAGGGCAGCAATCTGGCCATAGAGGAGTGAACCCAGAGGGATATTGGTGATTAGGATGTTGTGGTTCACACCAATGCTATTCGGTCCAAAGAGCTCAGAGGTCACTGACACTGCTGCAGCGAAGATGAACCCTGAGCTTAGGCCAATTAGTGCTGTTCCTGCTACCAGAGTACTTCCATCTTGCAATTTCCACATAAGGAAAAACGCCATTGGCATGGGCACCAATGCAGCTGTAAGCCACCCTGTCCGAGCAAATGACACCTTCCTGTGCACAAATTGCATACATAGTTAGGaggccatgtgatgatgattaagatatatgtatgtatatagaAAGAGAGACCTGTGAAGGAAGTCGGGGAGTGCAGAGAGAAGGCGGCCGAAGAAGGAGCAGGAGGAGTAGACAGCAAGAAGCATGGTGAGCCGTGACTGCTGGTGCAATGACTGTGCAATCTGCCCCAAGTTGTTGCTGTAGACCAGCCCAACAGTGGCACCACAGAAGTAGGCTGTGTAGTAGAGCCAGAAGTCCACACACCAAATGAGCTTTTTTGCGCTATGCTCCTCACCAAGCACCACTACACGGCCCTTCTCCAGTATTGTTCCACAGCAAGAGCCTTGCAGCTGGTGTTCCACTGCCTTTTGCATCATGTCATTGGACTCCATCTGATGGTTGTTACTGAGTAGGAGTGGCTTCTGTGGATCATCATGGTTTAGAGGCGACACAGGGTCAGGACCATGTGTATCCACATGTGAGCAACTGGACGAGGCTGGGATTATGAGAGGAAGGACGAGGAGGACCATGGCACCTGTGAGGATGACCCATGCAGTGGAGCTGGTTGTGGTGAAAGATCCAAAGATAACTAGATATATGCCGGTGATGAATGCAAGGATGTAGAGGCCGAGGAAGACACGCCTGTCATGCTTGGGCACGCTGTGGAGGTGGCTGTCTTGAGGGTGGCAGAGGAGGATCGCTGGGAGTGCAAGAATAGAGACAGCGAGAGGGAGGATGGCATTGAGAAGGAGGTAGACAGATGGAGAGAAGGGGGAAAGAGCGTTTGCAAAGAGAGTGTAGAAGGCAGCACTCAGCCCATTGAAGCttatggagagggagagggccaGGGAGCGATTGCTTGCAGAGAAGCTGCGTATGCAGAGCACAAAGCAGACTGTGTTGAACCAGCAGATGCTGCACCCGGCTGTCAGGCAGACTAAGAACACCTGCCATGCAACACATGGATCAGAATTACTCAATCAATTGATTAATTCAATTCACTAATTCCATATGGTAGCATATTCACAATTTAACATCTGTTGTTGTCCCATCTTGGTTTCAATGTTGTTTGGTGGAAGCATATGCAAACAGTTTCCTCTTCAGGTAATATATGCACCAATGACCAATTCATGAATCTAATGTTTGTTATCTAATATGCAATGCATTGTGCAACAAAAGTGATAGATCATTTCTATAGATTAAGTGATAAATCATGATACTCTTGTTCAAAATGTTTCTGGAAGAGGACATCTATATGTTAGTTTTGCGAGAACTCTGATGTGTAGTTGGACATGTGGTATGAATGGAACAAAATGGCTCAGACAACACTGAAGAAAAGGTAGAGATGGCTTCAGGGCAAATTTTCTGGTTGCAGGGAATTAAACATTTGATCCAACTAGCTTATTTTGTTTATGAATAGGTGCGTGGGTATTGTGGAAAAATTGTGATGGCATGTTTTTTTCTCGAGAAACCTCGAAAGGGCAAGGAGTTCCTGCAATTCACTATAGAAGAATAGAGTTAGACCAGTGATGGCATGGTTTATGGCCCCAAATTTTACGATCTTATCTATGTGTATCTTGATATGTTATTTTCATACTGTTGTTGAATGATCTGCTGAAGGAAGGAGATGCGGAGCCGGTGGATGATGCTGTTGCAAGAATGCAATGCAAGAGGCGTGCGTGATATGGAGGTGATCTTCTGGTATCTGGCAGATTTGCAGTGCTTGAGAGCCTTTGCTGTGCTGTAAGTTTGTTTTAGTTTGAATAAGAAACTGTGTCCCCTCAGGGGggaaaatagtaataaaatattatagtgCTGTTATAGTagtaaaccaagttaaatagtTGTACTGCTTAATACGTAGACGTAATAATAGGATGGTTTCCTCAGGGTGTTGATGCTACCTGGTGGCTGCTAGGAAAGAAGCTTCTATTGTTGGTACTGTAGTTTGACAGAGAGATTAGGTTTTAGCACCTATCAATCAATCAAGGATAAAAGataaaattaatattaaaaacAGTGCAAGTGTGTGACATTTCTCGTGCTTTTTAGATGAGTTATGCAGTAGTAGAAGAAGGGTAGCTGGCTCATCTGCCAgtcaaagcaaagcaaagcaggGTCGGAACTGCTAGGAGTAGCTGGGTTGCAGGTAGTAGCAGTAGTAATGGAAGGAGAGGAGCTGTGCCTGCACCTGCACCTGCACCAGCACTGCGTGAGGCTGACATGAATGGTTGATTGATCGTGAACTCAACTGTTGTTGGTGAGGACATACATGGAAGTAACAATTTTgatcttatattttttcttaaaaaattataaatatttaaaaatatacaatgctaataaaatatattttatgataaatctaactatatgaaaattttatatgcctattttatagaaaaaaaaatgtaagatCAAATAAACAGTACTTATTTTAGTCCAGATTACTATAGATGACAAATAAACAGTACTTATTTTAGTCCAGTAATTTGGTACTCGATCTTGGTAGCTACTCCAGATTTTTAATTGAGGGAATCCGATCCGGTCGGGGGCTGGGGCTTGTGCATGCTGTACTGAAGTGACGTGGAGTTGAGGTGCGACAACAagtgatgttggaggagtaggCGACACATGCACATAAGGTGAGTGAATGACTGACAGACTCAAGCTTGAGATCACTGCCATGTGGGGCTGC from the Phragmites australis chromosome 19, lpPhrAust1.1, whole genome shotgun sequence genome contains:
- the LOC133900467 gene encoding protein NUCLEAR FUSION DEFECTIVE 4-like; the protein is MMKVDGRRSSGGQEEWRRWAVLVATVWIQALTGTNFDFSAYSSALKSSLGISQEALNYLATASDLGKALGWSSGLALLYMPLHAVLLLSAFLGLAAYAAQYYCLLFLNGALAIPYPLVFLVCLTAGCSICWFNTVCFVLCIRSFSASNRSLALSLSISFNGLSAAFYTLFANALSPFSPSVYLLLNAILPLAVSILALPAILLCHPQDSHLHSVPKHDRRVFLGLYILAFITGIYLVIFGSFTTTSSTAWVILTGAMVLLVLPLIIPASSSCSHVDTHGPDPVSPLNHDDPQKPLLLSNNHQMESNDMMQKAVEHQLQGSCCGTILEKGRVVVLGEEHSAKKLIWCVDFWLYYTAYFCGATVGLVYSNNLGQIAQSLHQQSRLTMLLAVYSSCSFFGRLLSALPDFLHRKVSFARTGWLTAALVPMPMAFFLMWKLQDGSTLVAGTALIGLSSGFIFAAAVSVTSELFGPNSIGVNHNILITNIPLGSLLYGQIAALVYDANGRRMTVLDNHTGIIDTMVVCMGAKCYSTTFFVWGCITLLGLVSSIFLFLRTRPAYATAAGRTSCKHLHQVSSSQRNHG